In one window of Camelus bactrianus isolate YW-2024 breed Bactrian camel chromosome 29, ASM4877302v1, whole genome shotgun sequence DNA:
- the RB1CC1 gene encoding RB1-inducible coiled-coil protein 1 isoform X5, producing MAKIPLLECLTRHSYRGCLGRLGSLPEREGSEKAEVKTSAELVLSPEMPATTNKSSSASCHKSMEHVAPDPTDAESGKEIRESCQSTVQQDETSVDAKDGDLPFFNVSLLDWINVQDRPNDVESLVRKCFDSMSRLDPRIIRPFIAECRQTIANLDNQNMKAIKGLEDRLYALDQMIASCGRLVNEQKELAQGFLANQMRAENLKDASVLPDLCLSHANQLMIMLQNHRKLLDIKQKCTTAKQELANNLHVRLKWCCFVMLHADQDGEKLQALLRLVVELVERVRTVEALSTVPQVYCLAVVEVVRRKMFIKHYREWAGALVKDGKRLYEAEKSKRESFGKLFRKSFLRNRLFRGLDSWPPSFCTQKPRKFDCELPDISLKDLQFLQSLCPSEVQPFLRVPLLCDFEPLHQHVLALHHLVKAAQSLDEMSQTITDLLSEQKASVSQTSPQSASSPRTESATGMTTTTSARTPPPLAVQDALCPAVCPLEELSPDSIDAHTFDFETIPHPNIEQTIHQASLDLDSLAESPESDFMSAVNEFVIEENLSSPNPISDPQSPEMMVESLYSSVINAIDSRRMQDTGARGPEDPGGRAALSERLEGCRASARDSRLSLQGLKEDLGRLRAFVQKEQCDFSDSLTCTAGEIRNAIEKVKYALEITLTEKHQEELRSLQSDYEGRLAALVREGEESARRISQLKGDLLCLEEVLQNKDNEFALVKHEKEAVVCLQNEKEQKLQELEARLRAQHGEVEALRQAREAAREELRGQRALGEERLRLLRAELQGLEQSRRRELEGALQLRHAQEFQKLAADHQARLEKLEKESQQRIEQMQDSHAAVIQEKEQQLQELKLKVSDLSDMRCKLEVELALKEAETDEIKILLEESRAQQKETLKSLLKQETETMRTEIQQLNQKIQDNNESYQVGLAELRTLMTSEKDECISELVSRHEEESRVLRAELSRVTSSHQQACEVEKSLKGELAELQRKLDSDLSALEKEKDEKIAQQEEKYEAIIQKLEKDREKLVMSQEQEREQLLQKLTCEKAAAVQTALEGLKLEREAVEKELIEKVKHLEGQIAKSHAIESAREDSSSLVAELQEKLQEEKAKFLEQLEEQEKRKNEEMQNVRTSLIAEQQTNFNTVLTREKLRKENIINELSDKLKSATRQQERDRDLIESLSEDRARLLEEKKRLEEEVGRLRAGGRVPSPCAAAAPELCGACAPEPAGEAERPAPEAQDEGRADPALETSTMSVQENTHVLSEKQRIMLLERTLQLKEEENKRLNQRLMSQSMSSVSSRHSEKIAIRDFQVGDLVLIILDERHDNYVLFTVSPTLYFLHSESLPALDLKPGEGEIFPRDLNLKDKFIKHFTGPVTFSAECSKHFHRLYHNTRDCSTPAYYKRCARLLKRLAASPLCSQT from the exons ATGGCCAAGATCCCGCTGTTGGAGTGCCTGACCAGACACAGTTACAGGGGATGTTTGGGAAGACTGGGCTCCTTACCTGAACGCGAAGGCTCAGAAAAGGCGGAGGTGAAGACCTCCGCGGAACTGGTGCTGTCTCCCGAAATGCCTGCAACGACGAACAAATCCTCGTCAGCCTCATGTCACAAGTCCATGGAACACGTAGCCCCAGACCCCACAGATGCTGAAAGTGGAAAGGAAATTAGGGAATCTTGTCAAAGTACTGTCCAGCAGGACGAAACTTCAGTAGATGCTAAAGATGGCGATCtgcctttttttaatgtttctttgttAGACTGGATCAATGTTCAGGATAGGCCTAATGACGTGGAATCGTTGGTCAGGAAGTGCTTTGATTCCATGAGCAGG CTTGATCCACGGATTATTCGACCATTTATAGCAGAATGCCGTCAAACTATTGCCAATCTCGATAATCAGAATATGAAAGCCATCAAAGGGCTGGAAGACCGGCTGTACGCCCTGGACCAGATGATCGCCAGCTGCGGCCGACTCGTCAACGAACAGAAAGAGCTTGCTCAG GGATTTTTAGCTAATCAGATGAGAGCTGAAAACTTGAAGGATGCATCTGTGTTACCTGATTTGTGCCTGAGTCACGCAAATCAGTTGATGATTATGTTGCAAAATCATAGAAAACTGTTGGACATTAAACAGAAGTGTACCACTGCCAAACAAGAACTTGCAAATAACCTGCATGTCAGGCTGAA GTGGTGTTGCTTCGTGATGCTTCACGCTGACCAGGACGGAGAGAAGCTGCAGGCTTTGCTGCGCCTCGTGGTGGAGCTGGTGGAAAGGGTCCGCACTGTGGAAGCCCTGAGCACGGTTCCTCAGGTGTACTGCTTAGCTGTTGTCGAGGTCGTGAGGAGAAAAATGTTCATAAAACACTACAGGGAG TGGGCTGGTGCTTTAGTCAAGGATGGAAAGCGATTATATGAGGCTGAAAAGTCAAAAAGGGAATCCTTTGGGAAATTATTTA GGAAGTCTTTTCTAAGAAACCGTCTGTTTAGGGGACTGGACTCCTGGCCCCCGTCCTTTTgc acACAGAAGCCTCGAAAGTTTGACTGTGAACTTCCAGATATTTCACTAAAAGATTTACAGTTTCTGCAATCACTTTGTCCGTCTGAAGTTCAGCCATTCCTCAG GGTCCCCTTGCTTTGTGACTTTGAGCCTCTGCACCAGCATGTACTCGCTCTGCATCATTTGGTGAAGGCAGCCCAGAGTTTGGATGAGATGTCACAGACCATTACCGATCTCCTGAGTGAACAAAAG GCCTCCGTGAGTCAGACGTCCCCCCAGTCGGCTTCCTCACCCCGGACAGAAAGTGCGACAGGCATGACAACTACTACCTCAGCCCGAACGCCGCCTCCGCTCGCTGTGCAGGACGCCCTGTGTCCCGCGGTGTGTCCCTTAGAAGAACTGTCTCCAGACAGCATTGATGCACATACGTTTGACTTTGAAACCATCCCCCACCCGAACATAGAGCAGACTATTCACCAGGCTTCGTTAGACTTGGATTCGTTAGCAGAAAGCCCTGAGTCAGATTTCATGTCTGCTGTGAATGAGTTTGTCATAGAAGAAAACCTATCGTCTCCTAACCCCATCAGTGACCCGCAGAGCCCCGAGATGATGGTGGAGTCCCTGTACTCGTCGGTCATCAATGCCATAGACAGCCGGCGCATGCAGGACACTGGCGCGCGCGGCCCGGAGGACCCGGGCGGCCGCGCCGCCCTCAGCGAGCGGCTGGAGGGCTGTCGGGCCTCGGCCCGCGACTCGCGCCTCAGCCTGCAGGGCCTCAAGGAGGATCTGGGCCGCCTCCGGGCGTTCGTGCAGAAGGAGCAGTGCGACTTCTCCGACTCTTTAACGTGTACAGCAGGAGAAATAAGGAACGCTATTGAGAAAGTAAAGTACGCTTTGGAAATAACACTAACTGAAAAGCACCAGGAGGAGCTGCGGTCGCTGCAGAGCGACTACGAGGGCAGGCTGGCCGCGCTGGTCCGGGAGGGCGAGGAGAGCGCGCGCAGGATCAGCCAGCTGAAGGGGGACCTGCTGTGCCTGGAGGAGGTGTTGCAGAACAAGGACAACGAGTTTGCGCTGGTCAAGCACGAGAAGGAGGCCGTGGTCTGCCTGCAGAACGAGAAGGAGCAGAAGCTGCAGGAGCTGGAGGCGCGGCTGCGCGCGCAGCACGGCGAGGTGGAGGCGCTGCGCCAGGCGCGGGAGGCGGCGCGCGAGGAGCTGCGCGGGCAGCGCGCGCTGGGCGAGGAGCGGCTGCGGCTGCTGCGGGCCGAGCTGCAGGGCCTGGAGCAGAGCCGCCGGCGCGAGCTCGAGGGCGCCCTGCAGCTCCGGCACGCGCAGGAGTTCCAGAAGCTGGCGGCCGACCACCAGGCTCGCttggagaaactggaaaaggaaagTCAGCAGAGAATTGAGCAGATGCAGGATTCCCACGCCGCGGTCATCCAGGAAAAAGAACAGCAGCTCCAGGAGTTGAAACTCAAGGTGTCAGATTTGTCGGACATGAGGTGTAAGCTGGAGGTTGAACTCGCGTTGAAGGAAGCAGAAACTGATGAAATAAAGATTTTGCTGGAAGAAAGCAGAGCCCAGCAGAAGGAGACCTTAAAGTCTCTCCTTAAACAGGAGACAGAAACTATGAGAACAGAGATCCAGCAACTAAACCAGAAGATTCAGGATAATAATGAAAGTTACCAGGTGGGCCTGGCGGAGCTGAGAACTTTAATGACAAGTGAGAAAGACGAGTGTATTTCCGAGCTGGTCAGCAGACACGAGGAGGAGTCCCGCGTGCTCAGGGCCGAGCTGAGCAGAGTGACGTCCTCGCATCAGCAGGCGTGTGAAGTAGAAAAGAGCCTGAAAGGAGAGCTGGCCGAGCTGCAGAGGAAGCTGGACTCAGACTTGAGtgctcttgaaaaagaaaaagatgaaaaaatcgCCCAGCAGGAAGAGAAGTACGAAGCTATTATCCAGAAACTtgagaaggacagagagaaactTGTCATGAGCCAGGAGCAGGAGAGAGAACAGCTACTGCAGAAGCTCACTTGTGAAAAAGCAGCAGCCGTTCAGACTGCCCTGGAAGGACTGAAGTTGGAAAGAGAAGCTGTTGAGAAAGAATTAATAGAAAAAGTCAAACATCTTGAGGGGCAAATAGCAAAAAG tcatgCCATTGAATCTGCCAGAGAAGATTCTTCAAGCCTAGTTGCTGAACTTCaagaaaaactgcaggaagaaaAAGCTAAGTTTCTAGAACAACTCGAAgagcaggagaaaagaaagaatgaagaaatgcaAAATGTTCGAACATCTTTGATCGCGGAACAGCAG ACCAATTTTAACACTGTTCTGACGAGGGAGAAGCTGAGGAAGGAGAACATCATCAACGAGCTGAGCGATAAGCTGAAGAGCGCGACGCGGCAGCAGGAGCGGGACAGAG ATCTGATAGAGTCCCTGTCCGAGGACCGGGCTCGCCTGCTGGAGGAGAAGAAgcggctggaggaggaggtgggccggCTGCGCGCCGGCGGCCGCGTGCCCTCGCCGTGCGCGGCCGCAGCCCCGGAGCTGTGCGGGGCCTGCGCGCCGGAGCCCGCGGGGGAGGCGGAGCGGCCGGCCCCGGAGGCGCAGGACGAGGGCCGCGCGGACCCGGCGCTGGAGACCAGCACGATGTCGGTGCA AGAAAATACCCACGTGCTGTCTGAAAAGCAGAGGATAATGCTGTTAGAACGA ACACTACagttgaaagaagaagaaaacaagcgGTTAAATCAGAGACTG ATGTCTCAGAGCATGTCTTCAGTGTCCTCAAGGCATTCTGAAAAGATAGCTATTAGAga CTTTCAGGTGGGCGACCTGGTTCTCATCATCCTGGACGAACGCCATGACAATTACGTGCTCTTCACCGTCAGCCCCACCTTGTATTTCCTGCATTCGGAGTCTCTGCCTGCCCTGGACCTCAAACCAGGCGAGGGTG